Proteins encoded together in one Halothermothrix orenii H 168 window:
- the rpmI gene encoding 50S ribosomal protein L35 — MPKLKTHKGIAKRIKKTGKGKLKRNKAYHSHLLTKKTGKRKRNLRKSTVLHKTYYKR, encoded by the coding sequence ATGCCTAAGCTTAAAACCCATAAGGGTATTGCCAAGAGAATAAAGAAAACCGGCAAAGGGAAACTTAAACGTAATAAGGCTTATCATAGCCATCTTTTAACTAAAAAGACCGGTAAGAGAAAGAGAAATCTCAGGAAATCAACAGTACTGCATAAGACCTATTATAAGCGGTAA
- the rplT gene encoding 50S ribosomal protein L20, with product MPRVKRGYKARRRRKKILKMAKGYFGGRSKLFRPANQAVMKSLHYAYRDRRARKRDFRKLWITRINAAARQEGISYSKFIHGLKKADIQINRKMLADMAIKDKESFSELAAIAKKELGM from the coding sequence ATGCCACGCGTAAAAAGAGGTTATAAAGCACGCAGGAGAAGAAAAAAGATTTTAAAAATGGCTAAAGGTTATTTTGGTGGTAGAAGTAAGTTGTTCCGTCCAGCCAACCAGGCTGTTATGAAGTCACTGCACTATGCATATAGAGACAGGAGGGCCCGGAAAAGGGACTTCCGTAAATTATGGATAACCAGGATTAATGCTGCAGCCCGTCAGGAAGGGATTTCTTACAGTAAATTTATCCATGGTTTAAAAAAGGCTGACATCCAGATTAACAGAAAGATGCTGGCCGATATGGCTATAAAGGATAAAGAAAGCTTCAGTGAACTTGCTGCTATAGCTAAAAAAGAATTAGGCATGTAA